The genomic segment CGCCGCGGACTCACCGGCGCGGATCACCGCCGACCATCCCGGTGTCAATGAGTTGTTCGCGCTGTTGGCCTACGGCGAGGTGGCGGCCTTCTACCGGCTGACCGACGAGGCGCGGATGGCTCCCGACCTGCGGGGCCGGATCAATATGGCCAGCATGGCCGCCGCCGAGATGGCGCATTATGAGCTGCTGCGCGAGGCGCTGGAGGCGCGCGGTGTCGACGTCGTCCCGGCGATGACGCGCTACGCCTCGGCGTTGGAGAATTACCACCGCCTGACGACGCCGAGCACCTGGCTGGAGGCGTTGGTCAAGACCTATGTCGGCGATGCGCTGGCGGCCGATTTCTACCTGGAGATCGCCGACGTGCTGCCCGACGAGGTCGCCGGCGTGGTGCGCGGCGTGCTATCGGAGACCGGTCACTCGCAGTTTGTGGTCGCCGAAGTCCGCAAGGCCGTGACCAGCAGTGGACGGCAGCGCAGCCGATTGGCGCTGTGGTCGCGCCGGCTGCTCGGCGAGGCGATCACGCAGGCTCAGTACGTGCTCGCCGAGCGCGATGAACTGGTCGACCTGGTGCTGGCCGGTCCGGGTGGGCTCGGGCAGGTCGCCGACTTCTTCGACCGCCTGCAGCGCACGCACGCCGAGCGGATGGGCGAGCTGGGGCTCGCTTAACGGTTGCAGGTCGCCGAGATCGTGTTATCGGTCGAGGCGGCCACGGTCGCGCCGCGCGCATCGGTGATCCAGCAGTTCAGCTGACTTCCGTTGCTGCTGGCCGTCACGTAGTTCACCGGCACGGTCGGGACGACGGTCAATCGCCAGGGCAGTGAGACGTTCTCGACGGTGCGCAGGGCGCCGGCCTCGTCGGCGTAGGTGATCGTCACCGGATCGTCGGGGCGCTGGTTGCCCGCGACGGTGTAGACGATCTCGGCGGAATCGACCTGCACCTGCGCCAAGGGTGCGGCGGCCGCGCCGGGCGGGGTGACCCGGACCGGCGTTTCCAGGGGCAGGCCCGGGACCGTGACGGTGACCGGCGCCGGCGGTGGCGTCGACGTCCGGGGGCCGGGAATGGCCACGACCGTCCGGGTCGGGGTGGCGCCGGAGTCCGCGGTGATGCTCGCGGCGTCACCGGTGCGCACGACGAACGTCGTCGCCGCGGCGGCGAGCACGACACCGCCGGTGGTCAGCGCCACGCGAGGCCACTGGACCAGCCGCTGTCGGCGCTTCTTGTCGCTCA from the Mycolicibacterium crocinum genome contains:
- a CDS encoding ferritin-like fold-containing protein; protein product: MTAPQPAADSPARITADHPGVNELFALLAYGEVAAFYRLTDEARMAPDLRGRINMASMAAAEMAHYELLREALEARGVDVVPAMTRYASALENYHRLTTPSTWLEALVKTYVGDALAADFYLEIADVLPDEVAGVVRGVLSETGHSQFVVAEVRKAVTSSGRQRSRLALWSRRLLGEAITQAQYVLAERDELVDLVLAGPGGLGQVADFFDRLQRTHAERMGELGLA
- a CDS encoding MmpS family transport accessory protein, translating into MSDKKRRQRLVQWPRVALTTGGVVLAAAATTFVVRTGDAASITADSGATPTRTVVAIPGPRTSTPPPAPVTVTVPGLPLETPVRVTPPGAAAAPLAQVQVDSAEIVYTVAGNQRPDDPVTITYADEAGALRTVENVSLPWRLTVVPTVPVNYVTASSNGSQLNCWITDARGATVAASTDNTISATCNR